A region from the Sutcliffiella horikoshii genome encodes:
- a CDS encoding SWIM zinc finger family protein: MNINNFQNHINKKILQRGYDYFLDGYILETYLIEENKYVFQVDGTEIYEVKVQLNKENEITYSECDCPFDYEAICKHEVAAYYKIVEMKRNDEDPSDQNVQTDLHSVLNDLSKKELIKIIKELTEKDLALIDTLMVKYATGDEKHDLERCRKLIASIVRKYTEKGFINFRRVSSFTSELYEVLQQIYRTKDILLAMDIAFLLLQEAMKAFQYADDSDGDIGNLVTETIEAIEDTLHRESLTTEQRTKAFQKLIDLSESNIFEGWEDFQTDILSIAAEVATTNELRKKLTGYIYKLIELNEEDNYKKYYTERLLNTLFSLVEEYGDEVEVESFIQENLKYSSFREKLIEKHFENKEYEKIINLTLDAEAKDKNSAGLVTQWKKIRYEAYKKLSKINEQKFLAKELLLHGEFEYYEELKSLTDKNYALFYQEIKSELKVAQSWAAKSVFLKLIETENDNSEILEYVKGNPQLIENYTKRLVDEFPDEVNELYAQHILGQAKSSSNRKQYQQVCKVLRHYKKISGREKQESIIQELQQLYSNRPAFMDELSKL, translated from the coding sequence ATGAATATAAACAACTTCCAAAACCATATAAATAAAAAAATACTCCAAAGAGGTTATGATTATTTCTTAGACGGATATATCCTAGAAACCTATCTTATTGAAGAGAACAAATATGTCTTCCAAGTGGATGGGACAGAAATATATGAAGTAAAAGTCCAACTAAATAAAGAAAATGAAATCACTTATTCCGAATGTGACTGTCCGTTTGATTATGAGGCCATTTGTAAACACGAGGTTGCAGCTTATTATAAAATAGTTGAAATGAAAAGAAACGATGAAGACCCCTCCGACCAGAACGTTCAAACCGACCTACATTCAGTATTAAATGATCTATCGAAGAAAGAATTAATTAAAATTATTAAGGAACTGACAGAAAAAGATTTAGCGTTAATAGATACTTTGATGGTGAAATATGCGACCGGAGATGAAAAACATGACTTGGAAAGATGTAGGAAACTCATTGCTTCAATTGTGAGAAAATATACAGAAAAAGGATTTATTAATTTTAGACGTGTTTCTTCTTTTACAAGTGAATTGTACGAAGTTTTACAACAAATATACCGTACTAAGGATATTCTATTGGCAATGGATATAGCTTTTTTATTACTACAAGAAGCAATGAAAGCTTTCCAATATGCAGATGATTCTGATGGGGACATAGGTAATTTAGTTACGGAAACAATTGAAGCTATTGAGGATACACTTCACAGAGAGTCATTGACTACTGAACAGCGAACAAAAGCATTCCAAAAGCTTATAGATCTTAGTGAGAGTAATATTTTCGAGGGATGGGAAGATTTCCAAACGGACATATTATCCATTGCTGCAGAAGTAGCTACAACAAATGAACTTAGAAAAAAACTCACCGGATATATTTATAAATTAATAGAGCTGAATGAAGAAGACAACTATAAAAAATATTATACTGAAAGACTTCTCAATACCCTATTTTCACTAGTAGAAGAATATGGCGATGAAGTTGAAGTAGAAAGCTTTATCCAAGAGAATTTGAAATACTCCTCTTTTAGAGAGAAACTCATTGAGAAACACTTTGAAAACAAGGAGTATGAAAAAATCATAAACCTAACATTGGATGCAGAAGCAAAAGATAAAAATTCTGCAGGACTAGTGACACAATGGAAGAAAATTAGGTATGAAGCTTATAAAAAATTATCAAAAATAAATGAACAGAAATTTTTAGCAAAAGAACTTCTTTTACATGGTGAGTTTGAATACTATGAGGAATTGAAAAGCCTAACTGATAAGAATTATGCTCTATTTTATCAAGAAATAAAGTCAGAATTGAAGGTGGCCCAGAGTTGGGCGGCAAAGAGTGTTTTTCTTAAGCTAATTGAAACGGAAAATGATAATTCGGAGATATTAGAGTATGTAAAAGGGAATCCGCAATTGATAGAAAATTATACGAAAAGACTAGTGGATGAATTTCCTGATGAAGTAAATGAACTGTATGCACAACATATCCTTGGACAAGCAAAAAGCTCTTCCAACCGTAAGCAATATCAACAAGTCTGTAAAGTTCTCCGTCATTACAAAAAAATTAGCGGAAGAGAGAAACAGGAAAGCATCATACAAGAACTCCAGCAACTGTATTCTAATAGACCGGCGTTTATGGATGAATTAAGCAAGCTTTAA
- a CDS encoding fumarate hydratase produces MNKLYESMYDLIVETSTKLPKDVRRAIAKAKLGESAGTRAAMSLATITNNITMADENVSPICQDTGLPTFKIKTPVGVNQLEIKKVIKEAIVQATKDGKLRPNSVDSLTGANSGDNLGDGVPVIKFEQWEKDYIDARLILKGGGCENKNIQYSLPCELEGLGRAGRDLDGIRKCVMHSVYQAQGQGCSAGVIGVGIGGDRTSGYELAKEQLFRSLDDENTVPELKELEEYVIENANKLGIGTMGFGGETTLLGCKVGVAHRIPASFFVSVAYNCWAYRRLGVKISPETGEINEWLYQEGEMIDFSKELAEQEEVAATSEATEIVLEAPITEEKIRSLKVGDVVRINGRMYTGRDAIHKHLSDNDAPVDLDGQIIYHCGPVMLKDDAGNWHVKAAGPTTSIREEPYQGDIMKKFGIRAVMGKGGMGAKTLKALEEHGGVYLNAIGGAAQYYADCIKGVDGVDLMEFGIPEAMWHLNVEGFTAVVTMDSHGNSLHADVEKSSLEKLAQFKDRVFN; encoded by the coding sequence ATGAATAAATTATATGAGAGCATGTATGACTTGATCGTAGAAACCTCTACAAAGCTGCCTAAAGATGTGCGTCGTGCGATTGCAAAAGCAAAGCTTGGCGAAAGTGCCGGAACACGTGCAGCGATGTCACTTGCTACAATTACTAATAATATTACAATGGCAGACGAAAATGTGTCGCCAATTTGCCAAGACACAGGACTGCCTACTTTTAAAATAAAAACACCTGTTGGCGTAAACCAGCTGGAAATAAAAAAGGTAATTAAAGAAGCAATTGTACAGGCCACAAAGGACGGAAAACTGCGCCCGAATTCAGTGGATTCCTTAACTGGTGCAAACAGCGGGGACAACCTGGGCGATGGAGTACCTGTCATTAAGTTTGAACAGTGGGAAAAAGATTATATTGATGCCCGCCTTATTTTAAAAGGTGGAGGCTGTGAGAATAAAAATATCCAGTACAGCTTGCCATGTGAGCTTGAGGGACTTGGCCGTGCGGGCCGTGACCTTGATGGTATCCGCAAATGTGTCATGCATTCTGTGTACCAGGCACAAGGACAAGGCTGCAGTGCCGGAGTAATCGGTGTTGGAATCGGTGGTGACCGTACTTCCGGTTATGAGCTTGCGAAAGAACAACTTTTCCGCAGCCTTGATGATGAAAACACAGTACCTGAGTTGAAAGAACTTGAAGAGTATGTAATAGAAAATGCAAATAAGCTTGGTATCGGAACAATGGGCTTTGGTGGCGAAACAACATTGCTTGGCTGTAAGGTCGGGGTTGCACACCGTATCCCAGCAAGCTTCTTCGTATCAGTTGCTTACAATTGCTGGGCGTATCGCCGTTTAGGAGTGAAAATCAGTCCGGAAACTGGTGAGATTAACGAGTGGTTGTATCAAGAAGGGGAAATGATTGACTTCTCCAAAGAGTTGGCAGAACAGGAAGAAGTGGCAGCAACTTCTGAAGCGACTGAAATCGTTCTGGAAGCGCCTATTACAGAAGAGAAAATACGTTCATTGAAGGTAGGCGACGTGGTTCGCATCAACGGCAGAATGTACACGGGCCGTGACGCGATTCATAAACACTTGAGCGACAATGATGCGCCAGTTGATTTGGATGGCCAAATCATTTACCACTGTGGTCCAGTTATGCTGAAAGATGACGCAGGAAACTGGCATGTAAAAGCAGCCGGCCCAACGACAAGTATTCGCGAGGAGCCTTATCAAGGAGATATCATGAAAAAGTTCGGTATCCGAGCAGTCATGGGTAAAGGCGGAATGGGTGCGAAAACGTTAAAGGCATTAGAAGAGCACGGTGGCGTTTATTTAAATGCAATCGGTGGAGCGGCACAATATTATGCTGATTGTATCAAGGGTGTCGACGGTGTAGATTTGATGGAATTCGGTATTCCAGAAGCAATGTGGCACTTGAATGTGGAAGGCTTTACAGCGGTTGTAACGATGGATTCACATGGCAACAGCTTGCATGCGGATGTGGAGAAATCTTCCTTAGAGAAGCTTGCGCAGTTTAAGGACAGAGTGTTTAACTGA
- a CDS encoding DNA-3-methyladenine glycosylase family protein, giving the protein MVKIKINGPYDFDRVLQRLSIDPLMAIHSTERSVKVPMYQEETPIVVKVQATGAKQDPSFELSSSATLTDKEIQQIKTIFQWDKPLQDISNHFAKTDLATIFQEHEGTPLVLDFDLYHCLMKCIIHQQVNMKFAHTLTERFVHTFGFEKEGVWFYPKPEDVAKLDYEQITELKMSRRKAEYIIDTSKLIANGDLPLYSLDNMSDEEILKKLIKIRGIGPWTVQNLLLFGLGRPNLFPIADIGIQNALKKLKGLDQKPTVLQMQEWAKEWEPYLSYASLYLWRSSEPQAEELVK; this is encoded by the coding sequence TTGGTTAAGATAAAGATAAATGGACCATACGATTTTGACAGAGTGTTGCAACGGCTATCCATTGATCCTCTAATGGCCATCCATTCAACGGAGCGATCTGTAAAAGTCCCAATGTACCAAGAAGAAACACCGATTGTTGTAAAGGTGCAAGCGACAGGGGCCAAGCAGGACCCGAGCTTTGAATTATCGAGTTCTGCTACGCTGACAGATAAAGAAATCCAGCAAATAAAAACTATTTTCCAGTGGGACAAGCCGCTTCAAGACATCAGCAATCATTTTGCCAAAACAGATCTCGCCACTATATTCCAAGAGCACGAAGGAACGCCGCTCGTACTCGATTTTGACCTGTACCACTGTTTAATGAAATGCATTATCCATCAGCAAGTCAATATGAAATTTGCGCATACGTTGACAGAACGGTTTGTTCATACATTCGGTTTTGAGAAAGAAGGAGTATGGTTCTATCCAAAGCCCGAAGATGTTGCTAAGCTTGATTACGAGCAAATTACAGAGCTGAAAATGAGCCGCAGAAAAGCGGAATATATTATAGATACCTCCAAACTGATTGCAAATGGCGACTTGCCACTATACAGCTTGGACAACATGTCAGATGAAGAAATTCTGAAAAAACTTATAAAAATAAGAGGAATTGGCCCCTGGACTGTCCAAAACCTGCTTCTATTTGGACTCGGCAGGCCGAATCTATTCCCCATCGCAGATATTGGCATCCAGAATGCCTTGAAAAAATTAAAAGGACTCGACCAAAAGCCTACTGTTTTGCAGATGCAGGAGTGGGCGAAGGAATGGGAACCATATTTAAGCTATGCTTCCCTTTACCTTTGGAGAAGCAGCGAACCGCAAGCTGAGGAGTTAGTGAAATGA
- a CDS encoding nucleoside hydrolase has product MKKIILFADTGIDDAIAVIYALKNPEVELKAIVAGYGNTDRDRSARNAEYLLELAGQESIPVITGSTRPLSGELPEFFPEIHGEEGLGPITPPIPTERFMNRTNFSQLFRIIKENPNELTIVNVGRCTSLAMAWFLSPSVMELVKETYIMGGSFLEPGNVTEVAEANFFGDPIAANFIAQNAPNLTIIPLNVTRKALITPRVVDFIDSVATTPLQQIIKPILDFYYEAYQELEPGIAGTPQHDMAAVMASLEISGLFTYTSKQVKVEYKEGYAEGLSIADFRPGVPECTGVGCVRIATEIDEGIFFVDMLRTLIRND; this is encoded by the coding sequence TTGAAGAAGATTATTTTGTTTGCTGATACGGGAATTGATGATGCGATTGCCGTAATCTATGCATTGAAAAATCCCGAAGTAGAGTTGAAAGCAATTGTTGCAGGTTATGGAAATACGGACCGTGACCGCAGCGCTAGAAATGCAGAGTATCTATTGGAATTGGCAGGTCAGGAAAGCATTCCCGTCATTACTGGAAGTACAAGACCATTAAGTGGGGAGCTTCCGGAGTTCTTCCCGGAAATTCATGGTGAAGAAGGACTGGGGCCAATCACTCCTCCCATCCCTACAGAACGTTTTATGAATCGAACAAATTTCAGTCAGTTGTTTCGTATCATTAAGGAAAACCCAAATGAACTAACAATTGTGAATGTCGGCCGCTGTACATCGCTTGCTATGGCTTGGTTCTTGAGTCCTTCTGTGATGGAATTGGTAAAAGAAACGTATATTATGGGAGGCTCATTTTTAGAGCCGGGCAACGTTACAGAGGTAGCAGAAGCCAACTTTTTCGGAGATCCTATTGCAGCCAATTTCATTGCACAAAATGCCCCTAACCTGACAATCATCCCTTTAAATGTAACCCGCAAAGCACTCATTACACCGAGAGTCGTGGACTTTATCGACAGTGTTGCCACTACTCCCCTCCAGCAGATCATCAAACCGATTCTTGATTTCTACTATGAGGCCTATCAAGAGCTGGAACCCGGGATTGCTGGAACACCTCAGCACGATATGGCAGCTGTGATGGCAAGCCTAGAGATTTCTGGATTATTCACTTACACAAGTAAACAGGTGAAAGTCGAATATAAGGAAGGTTATGCAGAGGGACTTTCGATTGCAGACTTCAGGCCGGGTGTACCAGAATGCACGGGTGTAGGTTGCGTGAGAATTGCAACGGAAATCGATGAAGGTATTTTCTTTGTTGATATGCTGAGGACTTTGATTAGGAATGATTAA
- the pdaA gene encoding delta-lactam-biosynthetic de-N-acetylase, whose protein sequence is MRKLLNILTITVVALFVIPHLSQADTYSTTTLHWGFKKSQNHEPPDAGQKYNELLKKHDAFYLGDTSKKEIYLTFDNGYENGYTEKVLDVLKKKKVPAAFFVTGYYLKDQPDLVKRMVNEGHIVGNHSWHHPDMTQVNDVRFKKELDMIKEEYKNITGLDNMTYLRPPRGTFSDRTLALANQMGYQHVFWSLAYVDWYTDQQKGWRYSYDNIMAQIHPGAILLLHTVSKDNAEAMEKVIDDLQKQGYEFKSLDHIAAQHTIPNPILLIQEN, encoded by the coding sequence ATGCGAAAATTACTTAATATCCTAACCATAACTGTTGTTGCACTTTTCGTCATTCCGCATTTAAGCCAAGCGGATACCTATTCCACTACTACCTTGCATTGGGGGTTCAAAAAGAGTCAAAACCACGAGCCGCCTGATGCAGGTCAAAAATACAATGAACTTTTAAAGAAACATGATGCTTTTTATCTTGGAGATACAAGTAAAAAGGAGATATATCTTACTTTTGATAATGGCTATGAGAATGGCTACACCGAGAAAGTATTAGACGTACTGAAAAAGAAAAAAGTACCCGCCGCTTTTTTCGTAACAGGGTATTACCTAAAAGATCAGCCGGACTTGGTCAAACGTATGGTCAATGAGGGACATATTGTCGGCAATCACAGCTGGCATCATCCCGATATGACACAAGTAAATGATGTACGCTTTAAAAAAGAGCTCGACATGATCAAGGAAGAGTACAAAAACATTACTGGGCTCGATAACATGACATACCTGAGACCGCCTAGAGGAACCTTCAGCGACAGAACCTTGGCGCTTGCCAATCAAATGGGCTATCAGCATGTGTTCTGGTCCTTGGCATATGTTGATTGGTACACGGATCAGCAAAAAGGCTGGAGATATTCCTATGACAACATCATGGCGCAAATTCATCCTGGAGCGATTTTGTTGCTTCACACCGTTTCCAAAGACAATGCCGAAGCAATGGAAAAAGTGATTGATGACCTGCAGAAACAGGGGTATGAATTTAAAAGTCTGGATCATATCGCTGCACAACATACTATCCCCAATCCGATATTGCTTATTCAAGAAAATTGA
- a CDS encoding GNAT family N-acetyltransferase, with protein MAQITLLQTRLEDAEQLTAMMKKTFDEEARTWLGAVDSHIVDYNIQPPGYDSVQTTRYMIEELTYYKIIADRQLVGGIILTLTGSRFGRVDRIFIDPDFQGQGLGSEVIRLVEEAHPTVTTWDLETSQRQKGNLHFYEKLGYDRTFETEDEVCYIKHIGRTGMAGENEFEACNLEDATFYQTNLANSAFSNSTLAGAHFSNINLSGSKFQNINFRDTLIADLNLSGSRVKHVEMSGVEFSDTTIEGAPVSFERCELMGTRFNHCKMADVELNDCDISGMKIDGVSVEELLKVYRMVKQ; from the coding sequence ATGGCACAGATTACACTTTTACAAACAAGACTAGAAGATGCAGAGCAATTGACTGCAATGATGAAAAAGACTTTTGATGAAGAAGCTCGTACATGGCTCGGTGCAGTAGACTCACATATCGTGGACTATAACATCCAACCGCCAGGCTACGATTCCGTACAAACTACTCGTTATATGATAGAAGAACTTACATACTATAAAATAATTGCGGATAGGCAACTTGTTGGAGGAATTATTTTGACGTTGACTGGAAGCCGATTTGGTCGGGTTGATCGGATTTTTATTGACCCTGATTTTCAAGGACAAGGCCTAGGTTCTGAAGTGATTAGATTAGTGGAAGAAGCACATCCCACTGTAACGACTTGGGATTTGGAAACCTCTCAGAGACAAAAAGGCAACCTTCATTTTTATGAAAAGTTGGGCTATGATCGTACGTTTGAAACAGAGGATGAAGTGTGTTACATCAAGCACATTGGCCGAACTGGTATGGCTGGGGAAAATGAATTTGAAGCATGCAATTTGGAAGATGCGACCTTTTATCAGACGAATTTAGCAAACAGCGCTTTCAGTAATAGCACTTTAGCAGGGGCTCATTTCAGCAATATCAATTTAAGCGGCTCTAAGTTTCAGAACATCAATTTTCGAGATACGTTGATTGCGGACTTGAATCTTTCTGGTAGTAGAGTGAAGCATGTGGAAATGAGTGGTGTGGAGTTTAGCGATACAACTATTGAAGGTGCGCCGGTAAGCTTCGAGCGCTGTGAGTTGATGGGGACTAGGTTTAACCATTGTAAGATGGCTGACGTGGAACTTAATGACTGCGACATTTCTGGAATGAAAATTGATGGGGTGTCTGTGGAGGAATTGTTGAAGGTTTATAGAATGGTGAAACAGTAG
- the rlmD gene encoding 23S rRNA (uracil(1939)-C(5))-methyltransferase RlmD gives MTTKKPYNKQQSNVDMKVGQTFPLTIKRLGINGEGVGYFKKQVVFVPGALPEEVVVAEVTDVKNKFAEAKIKKIRSKSPHRTTPPCPIYEQCGGCQLQHLKYDQQLILKRDIVIQSLERHTKLNVSKLDIKPTIGMEDPWYYRNKSQFQVGKYKEKVIAGLYGANSHKLIDIDNCIVQHSATTEVTNTVKKILEDFNIPVQNEKKGQPSVRTIMTRVGFSTGEIQVVLITTDEKLPRKQLVVEEIQKRLPKVKSIMQNINGRKTSLIFGEETIHLSGEKVIQETLGDVSFELSARAFFQLNPVQTVKLYDLVKEAAQLTGKEKVVDAYCGVGTIGLWLAEGSGEVRGMDTIAESIEDAKENAKRHGYTNMKYVAGKAEKWLPRWVKEGWRPDTIVVDPPRTGLDETFMKTVLDVEPKNFVYVSCNPSTLAKDIQFLSKKYKVDWIQPVDMFPQTAHVESVVRFVLKKH, from the coding sequence ATGACAACGAAGAAACCTTATAACAAGCAACAATCCAATGTCGATATGAAAGTGGGCCAAACTTTTCCGCTAACGATTAAGCGTCTTGGAATCAATGGAGAAGGTGTGGGTTATTTTAAAAAGCAAGTTGTGTTTGTCCCTGGAGCACTACCGGAAGAAGTAGTTGTGGCGGAAGTGACAGACGTGAAAAACAAGTTTGCTGAAGCAAAAATCAAAAAGATCCGAAGCAAATCCCCACATCGAACCACACCGCCATGCCCGATTTATGAGCAATGTGGAGGCTGTCAGCTGCAACATTTGAAATACGATCAACAGTTGATACTGAAACGGGATATTGTCATTCAGTCTTTGGAACGTCATACAAAGCTGAATGTAAGTAAACTCGACATCAAGCCGACCATTGGTATGGAAGATCCGTGGTATTACCGTAATAAGAGTCAATTCCAGGTTGGCAAGTATAAGGAAAAAGTGATCGCTGGCCTTTATGGTGCCAACTCACACAAGTTGATCGATATCGATAATTGTATCGTCCAGCACAGTGCCACAACGGAAGTAACCAATACGGTCAAAAAAATTCTTGAGGACTTCAATATTCCTGTTCAGAATGAGAAAAAGGGGCAACCTTCTGTTCGAACCATCATGACAAGAGTCGGTTTTTCCACAGGAGAAATTCAAGTGGTATTGATTACGACCGATGAAAAATTGCCTCGTAAACAGTTAGTAGTAGAGGAAATTCAAAAACGTTTGCCAAAAGTGAAGAGCATCATGCAAAACATAAATGGCAGAAAAACCTCCCTTATTTTCGGAGAAGAAACGATTCATTTAAGTGGAGAAAAAGTAATACAGGAAACGCTTGGGGATGTATCGTTTGAGCTTAGCGCACGCGCATTCTTCCAGCTCAACCCTGTACAGACAGTTAAGTTGTATGATTTGGTGAAAGAAGCGGCACAATTGACCGGTAAAGAGAAAGTAGTTGACGCTTATTGTGGAGTCGGAACCATCGGACTTTGGCTGGCAGAAGGTTCCGGAGAGGTGCGCGGTATGGACACCATTGCAGAATCGATCGAGGACGCAAAGGAAAACGCCAAACGCCATGGCTATACCAATATGAAATATGTTGCAGGCAAAGCAGAGAAATGGTTACCAAGATGGGTGAAAGAAGGTTGGAGACCGGATACGATTGTCGTGGATCCACCACGTACAGGTCTGGACGAAACATTCATGAAGACCGTTCTTGACGTAGAGCCGAAGAATTTTGTCTACGTATCCTGTAATCCATCCACACTTGCCAAAGATATTCAGTTCCTTAGCAAAAAGTATAAAGTGGACTGGATCCAACCTGTGGATATGTTTCCTCAAACCGCTCACGTAGAGAGTGTCGTGAGGTTTGTGTTGAAAAAGCATTAA
- a CDS encoding YehS family protein, with protein MTNNDILIRLRYALDIKDNDMVEIFKLGDIDVTKEEVQMILTKEVDSYDYDTEEEYEQALEEEEILPINNNKLESFLNGLIIFKRGRQEPRPGQPAKPPFSNEPANNILLKKVKIALALTTEDIIDIIGEAGVTITKGELGAFLRKKGHKNYKTCMDKYARNFLKGLALKYRD; from the coding sequence ATGACTAACAACGATATTCTAATCAGACTTAGATACGCACTAGATATTAAAGATAACGACATGGTTGAAATCTTTAAGCTTGGTGACATCGACGTGACAAAAGAAGAAGTGCAAATGATTCTCACCAAAGAGGTGGATAGCTATGATTATGACACCGAGGAAGAGTATGAGCAGGCGCTTGAGGAAGAAGAAATTCTGCCTATCAACAACAACAAGCTTGAATCTTTCCTAAACGGTTTAATTATTTTCAAAAGAGGCAGACAGGAACCAAGACCTGGTCAACCTGCAAAGCCGCCATTTTCCAATGAACCGGCAAACAATATTCTTCTGAAAAAAGTAAAGATTGCTCTTGCGTTAACAACCGAAGATATTATCGACATTATTGGAGAAGCGGGTGTGACAATAACGAAGGGTGAATTGGGAGCTTTTCTAAGGAAAAAAGGACACAAAAATTATAAAACCTGCATGGACAAATATGCGAGAAACTTCTTAAAAGGTTTGGCTCTTAAATATCGAGATTAA
- a CDS encoding SE1561 family protein, which produces MGKATENKDSQVDYLKNRLNMFLEVVDSLDPESTDLEDIDRLIQMLDDLEGKYNQFKKDW; this is translated from the coding sequence ATGGGCAAAGCAACAGAAAACAAAGATTCCCAAGTCGATTACTTGAAAAATAGATTGAATATGTTTTTAGAGGTTGTGGATTCCTTGGATCCAGAATCAACGGACTTAGAGGACATCGACCGCCTGATTCAGATGCTGGATGATTTAGAGGGGAAATATAATCAGTTTAAGAAGGATTGGTAA
- a CDS encoding Gfo/Idh/MocA family protein, which produces MKKIRVGIIGTGFGAKVHAPVMKSHPGFEVVSISSVSRGRLDEIKEETGIEKVYGNWEEMLGTEDLDLVSVASAPLLHHDMVVKAIASGKHVLCEKPMAFDAEEAEKMIHARDAAGKMGWINFEYRFLPARQKVKEIISRGKIGKVLHVNFSLNIAGYERYATSKRGWLSQKDQAGGMLGAVGSHLIDSLLWWTDGKVESVSGQLTTHVPEFVDENGEKEVRTADDAFQAMGTFVGGGTFNIGSNIAVRHAEGWELEVYGTEGTIKMLQDNKVLVGIGNDPLEEVELEVALEIPEGMNPVAAGYFNAFYRSLDEVYKALSGDGVNPDLPVLEDGYVVQLVMDAIRRSDEEKRTVKVEY; this is translated from the coding sequence ATGAAAAAAATAAGAGTAGGTATTATTGGTACAGGTTTTGGCGCAAAAGTTCATGCACCTGTGATGAAAAGTCATCCAGGGTTTGAGGTAGTGTCGATTTCGAGTGTATCCCGTGGCAGACTGGATGAAATTAAAGAGGAAACAGGCATCGAAAAAGTTTATGGGAACTGGGAGGAAATGCTGGGGACAGAAGATTTAGATTTGGTTTCCGTTGCTTCCGCACCATTGTTACACCATGACATGGTGGTAAAAGCAATTGCGAGCGGCAAGCATGTTTTATGTGAGAAACCTATGGCTTTTGATGCTGAAGAGGCGGAGAAGATGATACATGCAAGAGATGCAGCTGGTAAAATGGGCTGGATTAATTTTGAGTATCGCTTTTTGCCAGCAAGACAAAAGGTAAAGGAGATCATTTCAAGGGGGAAAATCGGCAAGGTATTGCATGTGAATTTCTCCTTGAACATTGCAGGGTACGAGAGATACGCTACAAGTAAACGCGGTTGGCTAAGTCAAAAAGATCAAGCAGGCGGGATGCTTGGAGCGGTAGGTTCTCATCTCATCGATTCTCTCCTTTGGTGGACAGACGGGAAAGTGGAATCTGTTTCCGGACAACTGACTACTCATGTACCGGAATTCGTAGATGAAAATGGGGAGAAGGAAGTCCGAACAGCAGATGATGCTTTCCAAGCGATGGGTACCTTCGTAGGCGGTGGCACCTTTAACATTGGCTCCAACATTGCCGTTCGCCATGCAGAAGGATGGGAGTTAGAGGTTTACGGAACGGAAGGCACGATTAAAATGTTGCAAGACAACAAGGTGCTTGTTGGCATCGGAAATGATCCTTTGGAAGAAGTGGAGCTAGAGGTCGCTTTGGAGATACCGGAGGGAATGAATCCAGTCGCAGCTGGTTATTTCAATGCCTTTTATCGCTCGTTGGATGAGGTGTATAAAGCTCTGTCAGGAGACGGGGTTAACCCTGATTTGCCTGTTTTAGAGGATGGGTATGTTGTGCAGTTAGTGATGGATGCAATTCGCCGGTCTGATGAGGAGAAAAGAACGGTTAAAGTTGAGTATTAA